The following proteins come from a genomic window of Leopardus geoffroyi isolate Oge1 chromosome A3, O.geoffroyi_Oge1_pat1.0, whole genome shotgun sequence:
- the ADIG gene encoding adipogenin, whose amino-acid sequence MKYPLVPLVDDLTFSFLVFWLCLPVGLLLVLLIVWLRFLLSQDSEEDNSDLCFEWEPWSKGPAQFCWEGTLYSQEEEEPCW is encoded by the exons atgaagtACCCGCTGGTGCCACTGGTGGACGACCTCACGTTTTCTTTCCTGGTGTTCTGGCTCTGCCTGCCCGTGGGCTTGCTGTTGGTCTTGCTGATCGTCTGGCTACGCTTCTTACTTAGCCAAG ATTCAGAGGAAGACAACTCAGATTTATGCTTTGAGTGGGAGCCCTGGAGCAAAGGCCCAGCCCAGTTTTGCTGGGAGGGGACACTGTATAGCCAAGAGGAGGAAGAGCCCTGCTGGTGA